A stretch of the Streptomyces tsukubensis genome encodes the following:
- a CDS encoding pentapeptide repeat-containing protein — protein MTIDGDIDFSGAIFAEGTVNFQGAEFAECTVNFNRAVFADGVVNFGRSVFSSGSVTFNSGMFCGALVDFSGAIFAGSTVSFNSSEFSKEMVIFSSCEITGGGINFHHSMFTGGLVDFNSSEFTGGMINFRSTHFNTGELSFDGVSMSGSRVIFNEAEFSGGAVSFRETEFSEGNVDFKRAVFSHGAVNFDDALFTGGRVNFSNAVGEAPQGLLPCTSDRVSVSSAWLPSPP, from the coding sequence GTGACCATCGACGGGGACATCGACTTCAGCGGCGCGATATTCGCCGAGGGCACCGTGAACTTCCAGGGCGCGGAGTTCGCCGAATGCACAGTGAATTTCAACCGAGCGGTATTCGCCGACGGCGTCGTAAACTTCGGGAGATCCGTTTTCTCCAGCGGCTCAGTGACATTTAATAGCGGGATGTTCTGTGGGGCCCTGGTCGATTTCAGTGGGGCGATCTTCGCTGGCAGCACCGTGAGCTTCAACTCCTCGGAGTTTTCCAAGGAAATGGTGATATTTAGTTCCTGTGAGATCACAGGAGGTGGAATCAACTTCCACCACTCGATGTTCACTGGTGGCCTGGTCGACTTCAACAGCTCAGAGTTCACAGGCGGCATGATTAACTTCAGAAGTACACACTTCAACACTGGTGAGTTGAGCTTCGACGGCGTCAGTATGTCGGGCAGCAGGGTGATCTTCAACGAAGCAGAGTTCTCCGGCGGTGCAGTGAGTTTCCGCGAAACAGAGTTCTCCGAAGGCAACGTTGACTTCAAGAGAGCAGTGTTCTCGCACGGTGCTGTGAACTTTGACGACGCCCTTTTCACCGGCGGCAGAGTGAACTTCAGCAACGCAGTGGGCGAGGCCCCACAGGGCCTCCTCCCTTGTACTTCAGACAGGGTTTCGGTTTCCTCAGCGTGGCTGCCCTCACCCCCGTAG
- a CDS encoding UvrD-helicase domain-containing protein, whose product MRVKRARERGGVEELRAAARAAVEELDPLAAGEALRLLGMDQEAELREVIRHARTARTALDAMWAAMGAHVVVRRVDLTAVRLGETVKPKPEPKKSRARDRSVTPPAVTEVPAQASESAASRRTRSAAPAPGGRSGALRPTREQQAIVDACVGGDDLVVEAGAGTGKTTTLQMAASAMRGRGLYLAYNRAIAQDAKRKFPQSVDCRTAHSLAWHAIGRDYQERTKVRVPARRTAQLLRLVDPLRVTEDLVLAPEQLARIAAEAVDRFAHSAADEVEAEHVPDVEGVPDEAMWQLRAHLLPYAQRLWAETQDVRSEHRFTHDYYLKMWALGRPKLGVDYVLLDEAQDANPVVAELVRAQQAQRIAVGDSAQAIYGWRGAVDAMKNWPASRRLMLQQSWRFGPGVAEEANRWLVQIGARLRLKGNPGKASVVGPLSAPRAVLCRTNAMAVARAMQALEKDKRPALVGGGNQIRALAEAALDLQAGKPTSHPELIAFSTWEQLQDYAYNESGGSDLRVFVRLVDDQGADEVVKAMNQLVSEEYADVVLSTAHKAKGREWDSVQIANDFPAPAERDGVPGKIRRDEAMLAYVAVTRAMDRLDNSGLSWLDEYDGTGDAGYDSLASVLNNPERYRDW is encoded by the coding sequence ATGCGGGTGAAGCGGGCCCGGGAGCGCGGGGGAGTGGAGGAGCTGCGGGCCGCCGCGCGGGCGGCCGTCGAGGAGCTGGACCCGCTGGCGGCGGGGGAGGCGCTGCGACTGCTGGGGATGGACCAGGAGGCGGAGCTGCGGGAGGTGATCCGGCACGCCCGTACGGCCCGTACGGCGCTGGACGCGATGTGGGCGGCGATGGGCGCCCATGTCGTCGTGCGCCGGGTCGACCTGACCGCGGTCCGCCTCGGCGAGACCGTGAAGCCGAAGCCCGAGCCGAAGAAGTCTCGCGCCCGCGATCGTTCCGTCACTCCCCCGGCCGTGACGGAAGTACCGGCGCAGGCGTCGGAGTCCGCAGCGTCGAGGAGGACCAGGAGCGCGGCGCCGGCGCCCGGCGGGCGGTCCGGTGCTCTGCGGCCGACGCGGGAGCAGCAGGCGATCGTGGACGCGTGCGTCGGCGGTGACGACCTGGTGGTGGAGGCCGGGGCGGGGACGGGGAAGACGACGACGCTCCAGATGGCGGCGTCGGCGATGCGCGGCCGCGGGCTGTATCTCGCGTACAACAGGGCGATCGCGCAGGACGCGAAGCGGAAGTTCCCGCAGTCGGTCGACTGCCGCACGGCGCATTCGCTGGCGTGGCACGCGATCGGGCGGGACTACCAGGAGCGTACGAAGGTGCGTGTCCCGGCACGGCGGACGGCGCAGCTGCTCCGGCTGGTGGACCCGTTGCGGGTGACCGAGGACCTTGTGCTCGCGCCGGAGCAGCTCGCCCGGATCGCGGCCGAGGCGGTCGACCGGTTCGCGCACTCGGCGGCCGACGAGGTCGAGGCCGAGCACGTGCCGGACGTCGAGGGCGTGCCGGACGAGGCGATGTGGCAGCTCCGGGCCCATCTCCTGCCGTACGCGCAGCGGCTGTGGGCGGAGACGCAGGACGTGCGGTCGGAGCACCGGTTCACGCACGACTACTACTTGAAGATGTGGGCGCTGGGCAGGCCGAAGCTGGGCGTGGACTATGTGCTGCTGGACGAGGCGCAGGACGCGAACCCGGTTGTCGCGGAGCTGGTGCGGGCGCAGCAGGCGCAGCGGATCGCGGTGGGTGACAGCGCGCAGGCCATCTACGGGTGGCGGGGCGCGGTCGACGCGATGAAGAACTGGCCGGCGTCGCGGCGGCTGATGCTCCAGCAGTCGTGGCGGTTCGGGCCCGGCGTGGCCGAGGAGGCGAACCGCTGGCTGGTGCAGATCGGGGCGCGGCTGCGGCTGAAGGGGAACCCGGGCAAGGCCTCGGTGGTGGGGCCGTTGTCGGCGCCGCGGGCGGTGCTGTGCCGGACGAACGCGATGGCGGTCGCACGGGCGATGCAGGCGCTGGAGAAGGACAAGCGTCCGGCGCTCGTGGGCGGGGGGAACCAGATCAGGGCTCTCGCCGAAGCGGCGCTGGACCTTCAGGCCGGGAAGCCGACGTCGCATCCGGAGCTGATCGCGTTCTCCACCTGGGAACAGCTCCAGGACTACGCCTACAACGAGTCCGGGGGCAGCGACCTGCGGGTGTTCGTCCGCCTCGTCGACGACCAGGGCGCGGACGAGGTGGTGAAGGCGATGAACCAGCTCGTCTCCGAGGAATACGCGGACGTGGTGCTGAGCACCGCGCACAAGGCCAAGGGCAGGGAGTGGGACTCGGTCCAGATCGCCAACGACTTCCCGGCACCGGCCGAGCGGGACGGCGTGCCGGGGAAGATCCGGCGCGACGAGGCGATGCTGGCGTACGTCGCAGTGACCCGGGCGATGGACCGGCTCGACAACTCCGGGTTGTCGTGGCTCGACGAGTACGACGGCACGGGGGACGCGGGGTACGACTCGCTCGCCTCCGTTCTGAACAACCCGGAGCGGTACCGCGACTGGTGA
- the mobF gene encoding MobF family relaxase, whose protein sequence is MAWVTAIREDEQVDYRLRRQAGCTVVVSENVVREAADPALEYRLREEASDSALVWMGSGLAAVGLVEGAALDEEGKAAARRLMSGCHPATGARLIRSRTSVRAHEKAKLTTARLVEAIDAAAEEKGVAPAGLLEGKPKQQAVLETQRRMVHRQGERHRMQVATLHKLARAAGLDLADVYGTVELAEAWEHKDRRVDDRVRGWDLVLDLPKSDSVLQGLMPDLGEREFRDLVHEAKRDTLREVERWIAYGVGSEDGQPVRLAAGGLLAWSVEHQSARPMGDGLPGDPHLHIHVTIANMALCEDGEWRSIANSGQDLHRHAAAADAYFKGRVRALAFERYGVRRERSERTGAWEVAGIPEAVRDVFSRRHGRIVELAGDKAGRQEQDRAATETLRAKHGADASAMRGSWRARAAAAGVDVEAMVAAAAPGPPGPDGGAAAETPGGGPRVPPPDIAAVAAAVFDPKTGLTSSQKLFSRAQLLAAVGNALEHGLDGAPGGLDAVADEVLGLAGYAVRVPDFGSTVMSSTAQYTTSDVLDAEAAVRAAALERYDSGTARIGGEQAEAAVDVFGVAAGFELSAEQRAAVVRVLTAGHGVEALVGVAGAGKSTLMEACRIGWDATGTTYAGATLAAVAAQQLTEASGIPAQTVAAWLTEIETGKGLRGVDVLVVDEATMVDDRTAAVLMAEAGRTGTKVVAIGDPKQLQAIGAGGWFREAHRLVHGLTLTENRRQEDAAERAALEVWRTGDHEQALRMLADGGRVHAAETADDARSQILMAWDELRVERWPDPQDLIRHLVVLAARNSDVDALNLGAQQIRRLAGELGPEHTYALPGGDTLTLAVGDVVRVRENDYRSRRGEGPDLLNGYRAVVTAMDEAHRVEITWQVKDAKMPGGYRAESAWVSAEKVSGGAMSLGYAMTIAASQGLTCNTSLLYGHGANAFATYPGITRARRENHIWLPLAVIEDEQTQARLGAARSERERLERAVDAFAAFLGQSRPDEMVSDLLTEPPAPAPLPVQRDLAAEEARAESERRVDRARMVRAARSKSVSLSARQGHDEARRQEEAARAEEKAKELLARIRAGADERAVPSWSSRMYGDLSGPALNRRIAEGDHGAVDADKAAREAETEARTLAARLDREKATAQPTRGQKYAAEAGELLDEAQSRIASAREYLTAAAVAAEAADSRTRSLAKLAEYEGKGRLALRLAGTSLKEHRETTERLSQEQAGYITMRYDAERQARQAQWEAWELVQRSPFAETFGAARQRVPDHVDAVAERLTEMRSTAERRGHSMDKRDRDDVGRAARRATEFRGHAAMYRAQAADARAEKALRVTIAEKHPELHRQEVEARKQRQQAQQTAHVQHTPAAVHDQPQQSRGRSL, encoded by the coding sequence ATGGCGTGGGTGACGGCGATCCGGGAGGACGAGCAGGTCGACTACCGGCTGCGGAGGCAGGCGGGGTGCACGGTCGTCGTCTCCGAGAACGTGGTCCGGGAGGCCGCGGATCCGGCGCTGGAGTACCGGCTGCGGGAAGAGGCGTCGGACTCGGCGCTGGTGTGGATGGGGAGCGGTCTGGCGGCCGTGGGTCTGGTCGAGGGCGCGGCGCTGGACGAGGAGGGGAAGGCGGCGGCGCGGCGGCTGATGTCGGGGTGTCATCCGGCGACGGGGGCGCGGCTGATCCGGTCGAGGACGTCGGTGCGGGCGCACGAGAAGGCGAAGCTGACGACCGCCCGCTTGGTGGAGGCGATCGACGCGGCGGCCGAGGAGAAGGGCGTGGCGCCCGCCGGGCTGCTGGAGGGGAAGCCGAAGCAGCAGGCCGTGCTGGAGACGCAGCGGCGGATGGTGCACCGCCAGGGCGAGCGGCACCGGATGCAGGTGGCGACGCTGCACAAGCTGGCGCGGGCGGCCGGCCTCGACCTGGCGGACGTGTACGGCACGGTCGAGCTGGCGGAGGCATGGGAGCACAAGGACCGGCGGGTCGACGACCGCGTACGGGGATGGGACCTGGTGCTGGACCTCCCCAAGAGCGACAGCGTCCTCCAGGGCCTGATGCCGGACCTGGGCGAGCGGGAGTTCCGGGACCTGGTGCACGAGGCGAAGCGGGACACCCTGCGCGAGGTGGAGCGGTGGATCGCATACGGGGTCGGGTCCGAGGACGGGCAGCCGGTCCGGCTCGCGGCCGGCGGGCTGCTGGCGTGGTCGGTGGAGCACCAGTCCGCGCGGCCGATGGGCGACGGACTGCCCGGGGACCCTCACCTCCACATCCACGTGACGATCGCCAACATGGCCTTGTGCGAGGACGGCGAGTGGCGGTCGATCGCCAACTCCGGGCAGGACCTGCACCGACACGCGGCCGCGGCGGACGCGTACTTCAAGGGCCGGGTGCGGGCGCTGGCGTTCGAGCGGTACGGGGTGCGGCGGGAGCGGTCGGAGCGGACCGGGGCGTGGGAGGTCGCGGGGATTCCAGAGGCGGTGCGGGATGTGTTCTCGCGGCGGCACGGGCGGATCGTGGAGCTGGCCGGGGACAAGGCCGGGCGCCAGGAGCAGGACCGGGCCGCGACCGAGACCCTGCGGGCCAAGCACGGGGCGGACGCGTCGGCGATGCGGGGGAGCTGGCGGGCCCGCGCCGCGGCGGCCGGGGTCGACGTCGAGGCGATGGTGGCCGCGGCGGCGCCGGGTCCGCCCGGCCCAGACGGCGGCGCGGCCGCCGAGACACCGGGAGGTGGTCCGCGGGTTCCGCCGCCGGACATCGCCGCCGTCGCCGCCGCGGTGTTCGATCCGAAGACCGGGCTGACCTCGTCGCAGAAGCTGTTCTCCCGGGCGCAGCTCCTGGCCGCCGTCGGCAACGCGCTGGAGCACGGTCTCGACGGAGCCCCGGGCGGTCTCGACGCGGTCGCGGACGAGGTCCTCGGGCTGGCCGGGTACGCGGTACGTGTACCGGACTTCGGATCCACCGTGATGTCGTCGACCGCCCAGTACACGACGAGTGACGTCCTCGACGCCGAGGCCGCCGTCCGTGCGGCGGCGCTGGAGCGGTACGACAGCGGCACGGCCCGGATCGGCGGCGAGCAGGCCGAGGCCGCCGTCGACGTGTTCGGGGTGGCGGCGGGGTTCGAGCTGTCGGCCGAGCAGCGGGCGGCGGTGGTCCGGGTGCTGACGGCCGGGCACGGGGTCGAGGCGCTCGTCGGCGTCGCCGGGGCCGGGAAGTCGACGCTGATGGAGGCGTGCCGGATCGGGTGGGACGCGACCGGGACGACGTACGCGGGGGCGACGCTCGCGGCGGTGGCCGCGCAGCAGCTCACCGAGGCGTCAGGCATCCCAGCCCAGACCGTGGCCGCGTGGCTGACGGAGATCGAGACCGGGAAGGGGCTGCGGGGCGTTGACGTCCTGGTCGTCGACGAGGCGACGATGGTGGACGACCGGACCGCCGCGGTGCTGATGGCCGAGGCCGGGCGGACCGGTACGAAGGTGGTGGCGATCGGCGACCCGAAGCAGCTCCAGGCGATCGGGGCCGGCGGGTGGTTCCGGGAGGCGCACCGCCTGGTCCACGGGCTCACCCTCACGGAGAACCGGCGCCAGGAGGACGCGGCCGAGCGCGCGGCGCTGGAGGTCTGGCGTACCGGGGACCACGAGCAGGCGCTGCGGATGCTGGCCGACGGCGGGCGGGTGCACGCGGCCGAGACCGCGGACGACGCCCGCTCCCAGATCCTGATGGCCTGGGACGAGCTGCGGGTGGAGAGGTGGCCGGATCCCCAGGACCTCATCCGGCACCTGGTGGTGCTCGCCGCGCGGAACTCGGATGTGGACGCCCTGAATTTGGGGGCGCAGCAGATCCGGCGGCTGGCCGGGGAGCTGGGCCCGGAGCACACCTACGCGCTGCCCGGCGGGGACACCCTCACCCTGGCGGTCGGGGACGTCGTGCGGGTCCGGGAGAACGACTACCGGTCGCGGCGGGGGGAGGGGCCCGACCTGCTCAACGGGTACCGGGCCGTGGTCACGGCGATGGACGAAGCGCACCGGGTGGAGATCACCTGGCAGGTCAAGGACGCGAAGATGCCCGGTGGATACCGTGCGGAGTCGGCCTGGGTGAGCGCGGAGAAGGTGAGCGGCGGGGCGATGTCGCTGGGGTACGCGATGACGATCGCCGCCTCCCAGGGCCTGACCTGCAACACCAGCCTGTTGTACGGGCACGGGGCGAACGCCTTCGCCACCTACCCCGGGATCACCCGGGCCAGGCGGGAGAACCACATCTGGCTCCCGCTGGCGGTCATCGAGGACGAGCAGACGCAGGCCCGGCTCGGGGCAGCCCGGAGCGAACGGGAGCGGCTGGAGCGGGCGGTGGACGCGTTCGCCGCCTTCCTCGGGCAGTCTCGGCCGGACGAGATGGTCTCCGATCTACTCACCGAGCCGCCGGCCCCGGCGCCGCTGCCGGTGCAGCGGGACCTGGCGGCCGAGGAGGCGCGGGCGGAGTCGGAGCGGCGGGTGGACCGGGCGCGGATGGTACGGGCCGCGCGGTCGAAGTCGGTGTCCCTGTCGGCCAGGCAGGGACACGACGAGGCCCGGCGCCAGGAGGAGGCGGCGCGGGCGGAGGAGAAGGCAAAGGAGCTGCTGGCGCGGATCCGGGCCGGGGCGGACGAGCGGGCGGTCCCGTCGTGGTCGTCGCGGATGTACGGAGACCTCTCGGGCCCGGCGCTGAACCGGAGGATCGCCGAAGGCGACCACGGGGCCGTCGACGCGGACAAGGCCGCCCGCGAAGCGGAGACCGAGGCTCGGACCCTCGCGGCGCGGCTCGACCGCGAGAAGGCCACCGCCCAGCCGACCCGCGGGCAGAAGTACGCAGCTGAGGCGGGCGAACTCCTCGACGAGGCGCAGAGCCGCATCGCCAGCGCCCGGGAGTACCTGACGGCCGCCGCGGTCGCTGCGGAGGCCGCGGACAGCCGCACCCGGAGCCTGGCGAAGCTGGCCGAGTACGAGGGCAAGGGACGGCTCGCGCTCCGGCTGGCCGGGACGTCGCTGAAGGAACACCGGGAGACGACCGAGCGCCTGTCCCAGGAGCAAGCCGGGTACATCACTATGCGGTACGACGCCGAGCGGCAAGCCCGCCAGGCCCAGTGGGAAGCGTGGGAGCTGGTGCAGCGGAGCCCGTTCGCCGAGACATTCGGCGCGGCACGCCAGCGGGTCCCCGACCACGTCGACGCGGTCGCCGAGCGGCTCACCGAGATGCGGTCTACCGCCGAGCGCCGCGGGCACAGCATGGACAAGCGGGACCGGGACGACGTCGGCCGTGCGGCCCGCAGGGCCACCGAGTTCCGCGGGCACGCCGCGATGTACCGGGCCCAGGCCGCCGACGCCCGCGCGGAGAAGGCCCTGCGGGTCACCATCGCCGAGAAGCATCCAGAGCTGCACCGGCAGGAGGTGGAGGCCCGCAAGCAGCGGCAGCAGGCCCAGCAGACCGCCCACGTACAGCACACGCCCGCCGCCGTGCACGACCAGCCCCAGCAGTCCCGGGGGCGGAGCCTGTAG
- a CDS encoding helix-turn-helix domain-containing protein has product MHHNAPEAAELVRLLRSLRESKGNPTLRAISRMTGGYVSPATLSRMLSGTSLPSRSAVYAVVRALTENQTLIEIAMSHWEPAARQRHRYRIRAAERQSRFDAVASEDPPKDLALQTLQEELRALVRSAGFSIRELARCSGVPRSTISDALNSARTPTAYVVAAIAQACEADRESWPHAVKDLIAPAEVSDQEHQGETDPDPVDILLIETAVTRSPAEIAELAMYFKENGQSDFAARLVELVAKERSLNEVAQLTLELLNFSRPDEGQVEVEVPAPNREGAGWRWWRRSEAS; this is encoded by the coding sequence ATGCACCACAACGCGCCTGAGGCTGCGGAGCTCGTTCGACTGCTCCGCAGCCTCAGGGAATCCAAAGGGAACCCCACCCTGCGCGCGATCAGCCGTATGACAGGCGGGTATGTCTCGCCTGCCACCCTCTCCAGGATGCTGTCGGGCACCAGCCTGCCGTCCAGGAGTGCCGTCTACGCCGTGGTTCGGGCTCTCACGGAGAATCAGACCCTGATCGAAATTGCCATGTCGCATTGGGAACCGGCAGCAAGACAACGGCATCGCTACCGAATCCGGGCAGCGGAGAGGCAGTCGCGCTTTGACGCTGTGGCCAGCGAGGATCCCCCGAAGGACTTGGCCCTCCAGACCCTTCAGGAAGAGCTTCGGGCACTGGTGAGGTCGGCAGGCTTCTCCATTAGGGAACTCGCCCGGTGCTCCGGCGTGCCCAGAAGCACGATCTCAGACGCCCTCAACTCTGCCCGGACTCCGACAGCGTATGTAGTTGCAGCGATTGCTCAGGCTTGTGAAGCAGACCGTGAATCATGGCCTCACGCTGTCAAGGACCTCATCGCTCCCGCCGAGGTCTCCGACCAGGAGCACCAAGGCGAGACGGACCCTGACCCTGTCGACATCCTCCTCATCGAGACCGCCGTGACACGGTCACCGGCCGAGATCGCGGAGCTTGCGATGTACTTCAAGGAGAACGGGCAGTCTGACTTTGCTGCCCGCCTCGTGGAACTGGTGGCCAAGGAGCGTTCGCTCAATGAGGTGGCCCAGCTGACTCTTGAGCTTCTCAACTTCTCTCGGCCGGATGAGGGGCAGGTTGAAGTCGAGGTTCCAGCACCAAACCGGGAAGGTGCTGGCTGGCGCTGGTGGCGGCGGAGTGAGGCCAGTTGA
- a CDS encoding DUF2637 domain-containing protein, producing the protein MIPLAVVAVLSGLAAAVTGFALSYGALRDAAIDWGYTGWQSYAFPIGVDGLIVALYTADLVLAWRQMARPWIRMTAHALTGVTIALNVSAAVDGMPGTPTLSEAFGQDFGRLLGHAMMPIAYVILTEVARWAIARTARLEAGLDVDQALTLAEWALNFRVTWRIFQHAKTYPATYADARVFVRDLAVYRVWQKERARYATGTPAARAAVLDRMPALLAPYGVSVERARELPAEMLEQEEAQEEARQRAMQQRVDEQQQRQRDEERAEQQRERERRQREDAEQRERERQEREVAHQARMDALEKEAEQTRQQGELDELRAIVDGQSRAAAHRAEATVATAEIQATTAATAAQRAATEADRRAAEEDAAEESAKVAEARAKEKAARAKVAEESAKEAAARRKTEEDNQAAAKAKANTAVENAKVAEAKAKAAEADRLAAEADRRAAEARDETAQILRRAKEAEDISGLGQRQRRVRTTARLFLDSITPDRTGLTPDQIIDLIRTTSTVTNADVAAAIGISSEGTASEYAKEAKGLIVRGYDHRTGYDPDLTDE; encoded by the coding sequence TACACCGGCTGGCAGTCCTATGCCTTCCCGATCGGCGTCGACGGCCTCATCGTCGCTCTCTACACCGCCGACCTCGTCTTGGCCTGGCGGCAGATGGCCCGCCCCTGGATCCGGATGACCGCCCACGCCCTCACCGGCGTCACCATCGCGCTCAACGTCTCCGCCGCCGTCGACGGAATGCCCGGCACGCCCACCCTCTCCGAGGCATTCGGACAGGACTTCGGCCGCCTCCTGGGGCACGCCATGATGCCGATCGCCTACGTCATCCTGACCGAGGTCGCCCGCTGGGCCATCGCCCGTACCGCGAGGCTGGAGGCTGGCCTCGATGTCGACCAGGCACTCACCCTCGCCGAGTGGGCCCTCAACTTCCGCGTGACCTGGCGCATCTTCCAGCACGCCAAGACCTACCCGGCCACCTACGCCGACGCGCGGGTCTTCGTCCGGGACCTGGCTGTCTACCGCGTCTGGCAGAAGGAACGCGCCCGGTACGCCACCGGCACCCCGGCCGCCCGCGCCGCCGTCCTGGACCGGATGCCCGCCCTCCTGGCCCCGTACGGCGTTAGCGTCGAGCGAGCCCGCGAACTCCCCGCCGAGATGCTGGAGCAGGAGGAGGCTCAGGAGGAGGCTCGCCAGCGCGCTATGCAGCAGCGCGTCGATGAGCAGCAGCAGCGGCAGCGTGACGAGGAACGGGCCGAGCAGCAGCGGGAGCGTGAGCGTCGGCAGCGGGAGGACGCCGAGCAGCGGGAGCGGGAGCGCCAGGAGCGCGAGGTCGCTCACCAGGCCCGCATGGACGCCCTGGAGAAGGAAGCCGAGCAGACCCGCCAGCAGGGCGAGCTGGACGAGCTGCGGGCCATCGTCGACGGCCAGTCCCGCGCCGCCGCGCACCGTGCAGAGGCCACCGTCGCCACGGCGGAGATCCAAGCCACCACCGCCGCCACCGCCGCCCAGCGAGCCGCCACCGAGGCCGACCGCCGGGCCGCCGAGGAGGACGCCGCCGAGGAGTCCGCGAAGGTCGCCGAAGCGAGGGCGAAGGAGAAGGCCGCGCGGGCGAAGGTCGCCGAGGAGTCCGCGAAGGAGGCCGCCGCGCGGCGGAAGACGGAGGAGGACAACCAGGCCGCCGCCAAGGCGAAGGCGAACACCGCGGTGGAGAACGCGAAGGTGGCCGAAGCGAAGGCGAAGGCCGCCGAAGCCGACCGGCTCGCCGCCGAAGCCGACCGCCGGGCGGCCGAAGCCCGCGATGAGACCGCGCAGATCCTCCGGCGCGCGAAGGAGGCCGAGGACATCTCCGGGCTCGGCCAGCGCCAGCGCCGCGTCCGCACCACGGCCCGGCTGTTCCTCGACTCGATCACCCCCGACCGGACCGGACTGACCCCGGACCAGATCATCGACCTCATCCGGACGACGTCCACCGTCACCAACGCCGACGTCGCCGCCGCCATCGGGATCTCCAGCGAGGGCACCGCTTCTGAGTACGCGAAGGAGGCCAAGGGCCTCATCGTCCGCGGCTACGACCACCGCACTGGCTACGACCCCGACCTCACCGACGAGTAG